A window of Candidatus Cloacimonadota bacterium contains these coding sequences:
- a CDS encoding pyridoxal phosphate-dependent aminotransferase produces the protein MKDNWKISNRVAQIQKSAIHEMTRLSKEVEDVAFLSWAKPTSDTPEHIKEGAISAIRNGLVGGYSENAGLLDLRREIVKKLNRDNTVDANISQILVTVGAIEGLSAAVMSVIDPGDEVILPSPTYSTHIRQVIIASGKPVLIPLSEEDGFALNIEDIKKAITPKTKAIMYCSPNNPTGTVFSEEELCQLAEIALENNLMVITDEAYEYFVYDNNKHFSIASIPEMRKNVVSCYTFTKTYAMTGWRIGYLHADEELIPQITKAHIPFAICAPVVSQYAAIAALKGSQDCVKKFRNNYLATRNLMCDRLDRLDSVFSYVKPVGSYLMFPKILLEEGKDSITFCKKLLKEAKVSSTPGIAFGPTGESHLRLSFCVSEAEINKAFDRIEAYFN, from the coding sequence ATGAAAGATAACTGGAAGATATCAAATAGAGTTGCGCAGATACAAAAATCTGCAATCCACGAAATGACAAGATTATCAAAAGAAGTAGAAGATGTAGCTTTCTTGTCCTGGGCAAAACCAACCTCTGATACACCAGAACATATCAAAGAAGGAGCAATTTCTGCAATAAGAAATGGACTTGTAGGAGGGTATTCAGAAAATGCAGGCTTATTAGACTTACGAAGAGAGATAGTTAAGAAGCTCAATCGAGATAACACTGTAGATGCTAATATTTCACAAATATTGGTTACTGTTGGTGCTATTGAGGGTTTATCTGCAGCAGTGATGTCAGTTATTGACCCAGGGGATGAAGTTATTTTGCCATCTCCAACTTACTCAACACATATTCGGCAGGTTATTATTGCCTCTGGAAAACCTGTTCTAATTCCTTTGAGCGAGGAGGATGGGTTTGCTCTAAATATTGAGGATATTAAAAAAGCAATAACCCCTAAGACAAAAGCAATTATGTACTGTTCTCCTAACAATCCCACTGGAACTGTGTTCAGTGAAGAAGAACTTTGTCAACTTGCCGAAATCGCTTTAGAGAATAACTTAATGGTTATCACTGATGAAGCTTATGAATATTTTGTCTACGATAACAATAAACATTTTAGCATCGCTTCAATTCCAGAAATGAGAAAGAATGTTGTAAGCTGTTATACTTTCACAAAGACATATGCTATGACTGGCTGGAGAATCGGTTATCTGCATGCCGATGAGGAGTTGATTCCACAAATCACAAAAGCACACATTCCTTTTGCAATCTGTGCGCCAGTAGTTTCTCAATATGCAGCGATTGCTGCCTTGAAGGGCTCTCAGGATTGTGTTAAAAAATTCAGAAATAATTACCTTGCTACTCGTAACCTTATGTGTGACCGTCTTGATAGACTTGATTCAGTATTTTCCTATGTAAAACCTGTTGGTTCTTATCTTATGTTTCCTAAAATATTATTAGAAGAAGGAAAGGACTCAATAACTTTTTGCAAAAAACTTTTGAAAGAAGCTAAAGTATCTTCAACACCAGGAATAGCTTTTGGACCAACTGGAGAGAGTCATTTAAGATTGTCATTTTGTGTGTCAGAGGCGGAAATAAATAAAGCTTTTGATAGGATAGAAGCTTATTTTAATTAA